The following is a genomic window from Opitutus sp. GAS368.
CGGGAGTTGTGTCGGGTCGTGTTCGACGATCCCCAGGCGGGGCTCGAAGAACGAAAGGGGAAGGGTATCACTCCGGCGCAATGGCGGGCCGCCATCTTCGGGATTCTGACTGCGGCCCTCGCGAAGGTGGAGGGTGAGACGTGGAACGCCTGGGTTCAGCGCATCAAGGCTGCGGTCCAAGCGGCATGTGTATCGCTGGGCTGGCAGCTCAACGAGACCAGTGGCCTGAAAGCCTACATGATTTGCAACGAAACTGGCAACGCTCCGCGAAACCAGCTGATCGAGATCCCCGTCGCCCCATTGTGGCCGGTAGGCGATACCGTCAGCACCATCCATAAGGTCAAAGGGGCGGAGTTCGAGACCGTCATCGTTTTCGCGCCGAAGCCCTCTAAGGGGCATCCGTGTCCCGCCAAGGAATGGTGGTCGGACGAAGCGCAGGGTGAGGAGCGGCGGGTGGGGTTTGTCGGTGTTTCCCGGGCCAAACAAAAGCTCATCTTGTGCGTGCACGTCTCAACGCTGAAGGAATTGCAGGCGAAGCAACCTGAATTTGTCGCCCTGTTCGGCGAGCCCATCCCCATGCCGGCGGGCGCGTAACCCTTTGCCATGAATTTCGGGACCAATCCTCCGCTTTCTCACGGCTCGTTCGAAACGTCGGCCCTCATCATGCCTGCGGATATTGGGACGATCAAGCCGCTGCACCAATTCGGTCCGTCGACCGTCTACGTGCACGGCGCCGTCATGTCGTTTGTCGGCTATCGGGGCATTCAGGTCTCTCGCGTTTCACTGAAGGAAATGTGTCATGCCCAGTATGACTGCGCCATTCTTGTAACATATGTTCCCCGCAGGAAACGAAAGGAAAGTTCTTACATCGAGACCAGCCACGCTTCGACTGTCATTGTCGAGGGCTGGATCGACGAGCCGCTGCCCGCTCCCCACGATGCCACGGGTGCGGCGCGTCACATGGGTTTCGACAAAGAGTGGGACCGCGAGTTTGGATTGTGGCTCGATACGATGTGCCGGCGGTCGGAGTGTAAGATCTTGTCCGACCTGCGGGGGCACGATGCCCGGGCTCGCAAGCCAGGTCCACCCGCACCGTCTCAGCCACCTGGACAACCGCCACCGGCTGGGCCGGCAGCACTGGCGAAACCCGTCCTGCGCTTCGTCGAGGGAGCGGCGACCGAAATTGTGCAGACGCGCTACGAGCGTGACCCGGCAGCCCGGGCCTCGTGTCTCGCGCATTATGGGTTCGTTTGCCAGGTGTGTGGCTTTGATTTCGAGCGACGCTTCGGGGAGTTGGGCGCCGGTTTCATCCATGTGCATCACCTCGAGCAACTCGCCGTCACGGCCCAGGAACATACGGTCGATCCGATCAGGGACCTGAGGCCCGTCTGTCCGAATTGTCACGCGATGCTGCACCGCCGCAATCCGCCCCTGACGCCAGACGAATTGCGCGCGTTGATGCGCCTGAATTGATCCTCAAATCGCTCGGAAAAATTCCACCGGGATGGCAGGCGTTCTCCGTTCAAGGGCGTGGGAGCTGGCGGGACAAGCGAAACAGCTGCCGAGGTCACCTGCGCACCGGATCGTGTCTTACCCGTAGTGCACTAACCGGGATCCCGGATCCTGCTCTAGGTGAAGGTCAGGTATTGTGCGCAGTTTCGTGAGCCGCAATACGGCGACCTCATTTCACCCTCCGTGTAGGTCGAGCATAACCAGTCTTGGTTTCGAAACCACCGGACCCCTGTTCTGGCCCGTCGGCGCTAAAGTTCGACGACAAGGTCAGGGCGGAAACCGGCGCACTCGGGGCCTGCCGAAGCGAGGTAGCCAAACGCGTTGTTCAGCACCCTAGTTTTTCCGATGATGTAATCGCGGCATTCGTGAATATGCCCATGAACCCACAACGCCGGGCCTCGCTCGCAAATGAGTTCATCCATGTTCGAGACATACGCTGCGCTGATGGGGTCCAATTCCTTTCCGGTCTGGGCGGACTTGGGCGAAGGAGCGTGGTGAGTGATGACCACAGAGTGCGCGGGATCCCCTGCTGTTAGGAATTGATTGAGGGCCAGACGTGTGTCGGCATGGAGAAGCGCGGTGTGCTTGGGCTGCAGTCGGCTGGTGTCTTGACGGCGAATTTTCCGGTAGTCATTCATGCCAGTTCCTTTTGAGCCGGCCATAAGCATGGCGGTTGGTCGGTCGCCCAAAAGGTCGAAGTCGGTCCACAGAGTGGCGCCGAAAAAGCGGTAACCCTTCAACTCGTAGGTTTCGTTTTCGAGGATGATGACGTTCGAACCCGTTGCGGCTTCTCGTAGCTTTTCGTGCAGTCGACCAATACGCTCATCGTAGTGCTCATGATTACCCGCGATGTAGAGAATGGGGTTATCGGGAAATCTTTGCCTTGCCCAAGCGACGCCCTTCACGCCGCGATCGATGTCGCCAGCGAGGACCACGACGTCCGCGGCGGCGTCCGGTAGATCAACGGATCCGAATTCCCGATGGAGATCGCTGAGGACACGAATTCTCATCAATGAGCAAACCCTGCAGGTCTAGCCGACCTAATCAAGAAATCCGTCGCCCTTTAGATGTGGCGGAAGCACTCAAAGTTGGCAGGCGCTGAGTTAGCCAGCCGGACCATTTGGTCATTTTTTTCCATAGGAAATCCCAGACCACCCGCAGCGGTGAGCACTTCTTGGATTCGAACCGCTCGCGCTTTCGGCGCGGTGGCGGCCAACAAGCGCGTCAAGTAGCTGGCACCTTTGAGTTGCTTGCGCTCCACGGTCAGAAAGTGGAGGGCGGCGAAACCATTGCCAACGATGTCGATCACCTTGATCACCCAGGGAGCGACGGCAGCCCCTTCAAACTGGAAAACGGGGAACAGGTACGAGAGCCTTGGGCACGCGTCGGGCTGCCGGAACTATGCCCTTACGCTCAAATGTGGAGAACTTGGGGACTGGAGGGTCGAACGCCTCGGCGGCTGAGCGGAGACAATCATTCGATCGGGTAGGCTATCTACAAAAAGAAGGCCGCAGGGTTGCTGCGGCCTTCGCTCGACGATTAAACAG
Proteins encoded in this region:
- a CDS encoding HNH endonuclease, with translation MNFGTNPPLSHGSFETSALIMPADIGTIKPLHQFGPSTVYVHGAVMSFVGYRGIQVSRVSLKEMCHAQYDCAILVTYVPRRKRKESSYIETSHASTVIVEGWIDEPLPAPHDATGAARHMGFDKEWDREFGLWLDTMCRRSECKILSDLRGHDARARKPGPPAPSQPPGQPPPAGPAALAKPVLRFVEGAATEIVQTRYERDPAARASCLAHYGFVCQVCGFDFERRFGELGAGFIHVHHLEQLAVTAQEHTVDPIRDLRPVCPNCHAMLHRRNPPLTPDELRALMRLN
- a CDS encoding metallophosphoesterase, which encodes MRIRVLSDLHREFGSVDLPDAAADVVVLAGDIDRGVKGVAWARQRFPDNPILYIAGNHEHYDERIGRLHEKLREAATGSNVIILENETYELKGYRFFGATLWTDFDLLGDRPTAMLMAGSKGTGMNDYRKIRRQDTSRLQPKHTALLHADTRLALNQFLTAGDPAHSVVITHHAPSPKSAQTGKELDPISAAYVSNMDELICERGPALWVHGHIHECRDYIIGKTRVLNNAFGYLASAGPECAGFRPDLVVEL